In one window of Candidatus Desulfatibia profunda DNA:
- a CDS encoding ATP-binding protein produces MIEHLEIKDFTVFDELKTDFVPGVNLFIGANGTGKTHLLKLLYSIQGTRIEKDFFQSIYEKILKVFLPHDLSFKRLIHRGKGEKKAAYISIAKNDQKMSFVIDGNGILTEAGIEYFKPEKAVYIPVKEMLANAPGFRSLYKEREIHFEEVYPDIIDKAFLPFLKNLRPDQEKILKILQKEMGGKVQLQKEEFFLRQKSAELEFTLVAEGIRKLALLWLLISNGALDKGTTLYWDEPETNLNPSMLQIVVKVLLSLEQMGVQMFIATHSYELLKEFELQQKEHSLCFYSLYKDKDTIKINSSKSYHKLFPNKIADEFSRIYDLEITRAMEGE; encoded by the coding sequence ATGATTGAACATTTAGAAATTAAGGACTTCACGGTATTTGATGAGTTAAAAACAGATTTTGTTCCCGGCGTGAATTTATTCATTGGCGCTAACGGAACAGGGAAAACTCACTTGTTGAAATTGTTATATTCTATTCAGGGAACAAGAATTGAAAAGGATTTCTTTCAATCAATTTACGAAAAAATTTTAAAGGTTTTTCTTCCCCACGACTTATCCTTCAAAAGGCTGATACACCGCGGAAAAGGAGAAAAAAAGGCAGCCTATATTTCTATTGCCAAAAATGATCAAAAGATGTCCTTTGTAATAGACGGCAACGGTATCCTTACGGAGGCCGGCATAGAATATTTTAAACCGGAAAAAGCAGTATATATTCCGGTCAAGGAAATGCTTGCCAATGCTCCTGGTTTCCGGTCGCTATACAAGGAAAGAGAAATTCATTTTGAAGAGGTCTATCCAGATATTATCGACAAGGCTTTTTTGCCCTTTTTGAAAAACCTCCGTCCGGATCAAGAAAAAATTTTAAAAATATTGCAAAAGGAGATGGGGGGGAAAGTCCAATTACAAAAAGAAGAATTCTTTTTAAGACAAAAGTCCGCCGAACTCGAATTTACGCTTGTCGCCGAAGGAATCCGAAAGCTTGCCCTTTTATGGCTGTTGATTTCAAATGGCGCTCTGGATAAAGGGACAACGCTTTATTGGGATGAACCGGAGACGAATCTAAATCCCTCAATGCTGCAAATCGTTGTTAAGGTGCTTCTGTCGCTTGAACAAATGGGCGTTCAAATGTTTATTGCAACACATAGTTATGAGCTTTTAAAAGAATTTGAGCTTCAACAAAAGGAACATTCTTTATGCTTTTATTCTCTATACAAAGATAAAGATACAATTAAAATCAACAGCTCCAAAAGTTATCATAAACTGTTCCCCAATAAGATAGCGGATGAATTCTCAAGAATTTACGATCTTGAAATTACACGGGCGATGGAGGGCGAATAA